In Desulfobacterales bacterium, the genomic window GGAGCACTGGAAATACGAAATTTCAAACTTTTTCCGTCTATATTTCGTTTGAAAGCTCCATCTTGAGGCTTTCTTTTTTCAGAAATATTCATTTTACCAAGAATTTTTAGGCGTGAAATGATTTGAATTGCTATCTTTTTGTTTAACGCAAAGTCTTCAAAATCAATCATGTCTCCGTCAACCCTGAGTCTCAAAATATATTTTTTTTCTTTTGGTTCGATATGAATATCACTGGCATGCATTAATACAGAATTACGTAAAATAGAATCTACAATGCTTATTATGATTGAATCTCCGCCGTAATCGTTTTCATTCTCATTATTTATTACTTGATCTGTATCGTCCTTTTGCCCTATTATTTCTATATTTTCTTTATTTAAAAAAACGTTTTTTATATTAGATGGCTCAGTAATTAAAATTTGAAAATTTTGTCCTTTAGTTTGTTTTTCAAGTAGGTTTATTAATTCTACGTCAAAAGGATTGCTTATCACATAATTTTTTAGTTTAAAATTTTTAAGCGGAAGCACTAAATTAGCTTCGCAAAAACGTCGTGGCAGTTCCCCAAGTTCAACATCGTCTAATTTAAAACGATCGATATAATCTCTATGGGAAAATTCTGCCATAAGTTGTGCTAATTCTTTTGCATCTATTTGAAGTGAATATACATTTGGAAAATCAATTGACTCAAGTTTTTGTTTATCAATTTTAAAGCTGCTTTCTAAATATATTTTAAATCGAGAAAAATTAGGCGAAATTTCGTTCTTTTTTAAACTTTTTAAGTTTTTCCATCTTTTTGATATATCCAGATGCTGCTCAATTTTCTTTAAAAATTCATCTTTAGAAGCAGTCTTGCTTAGAAAATCAGATCCTCCTGACAAAAAAGCTTTTGTTTTATCTTTTTCACTCTCTAAGGCTGTAAAAAAAATAACAGGAATGAACGCTATTTTAGCGCTTTCTTGAAGCCTTGCACATACCTCATAACCATCCATTTCAGGCATCATGATATCAAGTAAAATTAAATCTGGAAGAACATTTGTATCAGCAAGAATTTTAAATGTTTGCAGGCCACTTTCAGCTGTTTCTACTATATAACCAATTTTCTGTAGCCAGTATGATACAAGAGTTCGTGAACGCTCATCATCATCTACAACTAAAATTTTAGCATTTATCATAAATATTGAGATCTTTATTAAGTTAAAATTGATATACTATTCCGATGAATAAGGCTAAATTTAAAGGATAATTAAAATTTTATTA contains:
- the tadA gene encoding Flp pilus assembly complex ATPase component TadA; its protein translation is MINAKILVVDDDERSRTLVSYWLQKIGYIVETAESGLQTFKILADTNVLPDLILLDIMMPEMDGYEVCARLQESAKIAFIPVIFFTALESEKDKTKAFLSGGSDFLSKTASKDEFLKKIEQHLDISKRWKNLKSLKKNEISPNFSRFKIYLESSFKIDKQKLESIDFPNVYSLQIDAKELAQLMAEFSHRDYIDRFKLDDVELGELPRRFCEANLVLPLKNFKLKNYVISNPFDVELINLLEKQTKGQNFQILITEPSNIKNVFLNKENIEIIGQKDDTDQVINNENENDYGGDSIIISIVDSILRNSVLMHASDIHIEPKEKKYILRLRVDGDMIDFEDFALNKKIAIQIISRLKILGKMNISEKRKPQDGAFKRNIDGKSLKFRISSAPTYNGETIVIRIIDQTSKPLKLEELGMTEEQSKQVIEFAKMPNKMILIVGVTGSGKSTTVRSILEYASDDTRCMITVEDPVEGIIPQAVQLEVNEEADATWKSILRAVMRQDPDVISIGEIRDESSAEIGVEAASTGHLVISTLHASSAADAIRRLEDLKVSRTAISIALRSVIAQTLCKKLCSCKIIESVNEEEHHILSQYGGESVDKLAKPLGCAKCKFTGYKGRVGIYEVLYFNETISKMVRENLSIPEIRNFFKNNGGSLISDNALKKVKDFTCSLENVLGVLIGEKNFNFV